In one Bactrocera tryoni isolate S06 chromosome 5, CSIRO_BtryS06_freeze2, whole genome shotgun sequence genomic region, the following are encoded:
- the LOC120777924 gene encoding cuticle protein 16.5-like gives MFKHVIVVLAVIACAAAKPGLLHAPLAAAPLALAAPAPIITATSSQVVARTHNGIAAAPIVAAAPVAAPLAAAPLAAPIAPISPLVRYAAAPLAAPIAPVARYAAAPLARYAAAPLAYTSPLAAPAPLAYAPSYAAPLHYAAAPALW, from the exons ATGTTCAAGCAC GTCATTGTTGTCCTGGCCGTCATTGCCTGCGCTGCCGCCAAGCCCGGTCTATTGCACGCCCCATTGGCCGCCGCACCACTCGCCCTTGCCGCACCAGCACCGATCATCACGGCCACCAGCAGTCAGGTTGTTGCAAGAACCCACAATGGCATTGCCGCCGCACCGATTGTTGCCGCTGCTCCCGTAGCTGCACCTCTAGCGGCTGCGCCTTTGGCCGCTCCAATTGCACCGATTTCACCTTTGGTCCGCTACGCCGCCGCACCGCTCGCCGCACCCATTGCACCAGTAGCTCGCTACGCCGCCGCCCCACTCGCCCGCTATGCAGCTGCTCCGCTCGCGTACACATCGCCCCTGGCTGCGCCCGCTCCTCTGGCGTACGCTCCCTCTTACGCGGCGCCTCTGCACTACGCAGCCGCACCAGCGCTATGGTAA
- the LOC120776936 gene encoding cuticle protein 38-like, whose protein sequence is MAKFIIVLCAFIACAAAKPQLLAPVAAPLAAAPVVAAVPAAYAAAPIAYANAHLDAAYASSSIDVRQNYGAAVVPAVYSAAVAPVAPQQSQTSKSKHFNMFKYAVVLFALIACAAAKPGLLAAAPLAYAAPAAVVAAPAPVVTATSSQVIARNYNGIAAAPIVAAAPVAAPVVARYAAAAPLAAPLVGAHYAAAPLAAHYAAPQLLW, encoded by the exons ATGGCCAAATTC ATCATTGTTCTGTGCGCCTTCATCGCCTGCGCCGCCGCCAAGCCACAGCTACTCGCTCCAGTCGCCGCGCCGTTGGCCGCCGCACCTGTCGTTGCCGCAGTGCCAGCCGCTTACGCAGCGGCTCCCATCGCCTACGCCAACGCGCACTTAGATGCGGCCTACGCCAGCAGCTCGATCGATGTGAGACAGAACTACGGCGCCGCTGTAGTGCCTGCCGTGTACTCCGCCGCAGTTGCGCCAGTTGCTCCT CAACAGTCGCAGACAAGCAAATCCAAACACTTCAATATGTTCAAATAC GCCGTTGTTCTCTTCGCTCTCATTGCCTGCGCCGCCGCTAAACCCGGTCTCCTTGCTGCCGCTCCATTGGCTTACGCTGCTCCCGCCGCCGTCGTTGCTGCTCCAGCCCCAGTGGTGACTGCCACCAGCAGCCAAGTGATCGCTCGCAACTACAATGGCATCGCTGCTGCTCCAATTGTTGCCGCCGCTCCCGTAGCCGCCCCTGTGGTTGCCCGCTATGCCGCTGCTGCCCCTCTTGCCGCTCCATTGGTTGGTGCACACTACGCCGCTGCTCCTTTGGCTGCCCATTATGCTGCACCCCAACTTCTGTGGTGA
- the LOC120777923 gene encoding cuticle protein 16.5-like, giving the protein MSKLLSLLLLVIALSASCVTAKPDQVAVAAPVAAAPVVAAAPVIAAAPYTAAAAPPYAAAYSAPYAAYSAPYAAYTSAYAAPYSAAYTAAAYTNAPLNAAVASQRVDIQSNYYATPLIAAAAPAKLVAPPAPIAAAAPAPARFVAPAAAYPAAVPAAYTAPYAPIAAPGVPAAYTAPYIAPSVAAVAPANYVAPAAAAVAPAPARYVAPAPAAPVIGAPVAAGPAKLVAPSVVV; this is encoded by the exons ATGTCGAAACTC ttgtcgttgttgttgttggtgattgCTCTGAGTGCTAGCTGCGTGACAGCTAAGCCCGACCAAGTGGCCGTAGCTGCGCCTGTTGCTGCTGCTccagttgttgctgctgccccGGTTATTGCTGCCGCCCCATACACTGCCGCAGCCGCACCGCCCTATGCCGCCGCCTATAGTGCGCCCTACGCCGCATATTCAGCACCGTACGCGGCATACACTTCAGCGTACGCTGCACCCTACTCAGCGGCATACACTGCCGCCGCCTACACGAACGCTCCATTGAATGCTGCGGTCGCCAGCCAACGCGTGGATATACAAAGCAATTACTACGCAACACCACTGATAGCTGCTGCGGCACCTGCCAAGTTGGTCGCACCACCTGCTCCCATTGCTGCTGCAGCACCTGCTCCTGCTCGTTTTGTTGCGCCAGCCGCCGCCTACCCTGCCGCCGTGCCAGCGGCTTACACAGCTCCTTATGCCCCCATCGCCGCACCCGGTGTGCCTGCCGCTTATACTGCTCCGTACATCGCTCCATCCGTCGCTGCCGTAGCCCCCGCTAACTATGTTGCTCCTGCGGCTGCGGCTGTGGCTCCAGCTCCAGCTCGTTATGTAGCCCCCGCCCCCGCCGCTCCGGTAATAGGTGCCCCAGTTGCTGCTGGCCCAGCTAAGCTGGTTGCACCAAGTGTTGTTGTCTGA
- the LOC120777921 gene encoding calphotin-like yields the protein MAKFLIVLCSFIACAVAKPDIIAPLAAVPLATAAINAPLDAAYASSRLDIQQRYGAALFAAAPAKLVASAPVAAPLAAAPAKIVASAPLAAPLAAPAAVPVAAPLAYTNLPLDAASASSRLDIHQNYGAAVVPATFAAAPAKLVASAPVAAPLAAAPAKIVASAPLAAPAAVPVAAPLAYTNLPLDAASASSRLDIHQNYGAAVVPATFAAAPAKLVASAPVAAPLAAAPAKIVASAPLAAPLVAPVAAPLAYTNLPLDAAYASSRLDIQQNYGSAVVPATFAAAPAKLVAPVAPVAPLAAATSLW from the exons ATGGCCAAATTC CTCATTGTTCTATGCTCCTTCATTGCTTGCGCTGTCGCTAAGCCAGATATCATTGCTCCATTGGCCGCAGTCCCGCTTGCCACCGCCGCAATCAATGCCCCATTGGATGCTGCTTATGCCAGCAGTCGTCTTGATATTCAGCAGAGATATGGCGCCGCTCTATTTGCTGCAGCACCCGCTAAACTTGTCGCCTCCGCACCAGTTGCCGCTCCATTGGCTGCTGCTCCCGCTAAAATTGTGGCTTCCGCTCCATTAGCTGCTCCTTTGGCTGCTCCAGCTGCCGTTCCAGTAGCCGCCCCTCTTGCCTACACCAACCTGCCTCTGGATGCCGCTTCCGCCAGCAGCCGTTTGGATATTCACCAGAACTACGGAGCCGCTGTAGTACCCGCCACCTTTGCCGCTGCACCAGCTAAACTTGTCGCCTCCGCACCAGTTGCCGCTCCATTGGCTGCTGCCCCCGCTAAAATTGTGGCCTCCGCTCCATTAGCTGCTCCAGCTGCCGTCCCAGTAGCCGCCCCTCTTGCCTACACCAACCTTCCTTTGGATGCCGCTTCCGCCAGCAGTCGTTTGGAC ATTCACCAGAACTACGGAGCCGCTGTAGTACCCGCCACCTTTGCCGCTGCACCAGCTAAACTTGTCGCCTCCGCACCAGTTGCCGCTCCATTGGCTGCTGCCCCCGCTAAAATTGTGGCCTCCGCTCCATTAGCTGCTCCTTTGGTTGCTCCAGTAGCCGCCCCTCTTGCCTACACCAACCTCCCTCTGGATGCCGCTTATGCCAGCAGCCGTCTTGACATCCAACAGAACTACGGATCCGCCGTAGTCCCAGCTACTTTTGCCGCTGCACCTGCTAAACTTGTTGCTCCAGTCGCTCCAGTAGCACCACTCGCAGCCGCCACATCTCTGTGGTAA
- the LOC120777926 gene encoding cuticle protein 16.5-like, with product MFKYAAVLFALIACVAAKPGLLAAAPLAYAAPAAVVAAPAPVVTATSSQVIARNYNGIAAAPIVAAAPVAAPVVARYAAAAPLAAPLVAAHYAAAPLAAPVVSHYAAAPLAARYAAPQLLW from the exons atgttcaaatac GCCGCTGTTCTCTTCGCCCTCATCGCCTGCGTCGCCGCCAAGCCCGGTCTCCTTGCTGCCGCTCCTTTGGCTTATGCTGCTCCCGCCGCCGTCGTTGCTGCTCCAGCCCCAGTGGTGACCGCCACCAGCAGCCAAGTGATCGCTCGCAACTACAATGGCATCGCCGCTGCTCCAATTGTTGCCGCCGCTCCCGTGGCCGCCCCTGTGGTTGCCCGCTATGCCGCTGCTGCCCCTCTGGCCGCTCCATTGGTTGCTGCACACTATGCCGCCGCTCCTTTGGCTGCTCCCGTTGTTTCCCATTACGCTGCTGCGCCGTTGGCTGCCCGTTATGCTGCTCCCCAACTTTTGTGGTGA